TGGGCGTCACCTCGACCGGCCGGCGGGCGAGGTCGAAGCCCAGATCGGCGCACCGCTCCACCATGCCCTTGAAGTTGCGCCGGACGAAACCGGCCCCCAGGTGGCTCACATCGATAAAAATACCTCCGCCGGGGGTGCCGCGGCCTTCCTGTATTTCGGTGTATCCGGCGCGGGCGACGCGATCGCGCGTGGCACGCTCCATCTTGTCCGGATCGTAGCGCGCCATGAAGCGCTCGCCGCGGGCGTTGAGGAGGTGTCCGCCCGCCCCGCGCAGGCCCTCCTCGAGGAGGGTCCCCGTGATCTGCAGCCCATCGCCCGTCAGGATACCGGTGGGGTGGAACTGCACCATCTCCATGTCGCAAAATTCCGCTCCCGCCTCCCAGGCCATGGCCATGCCGTCCGTCGCAAGTTCCTGTGCGCAGGCGGAAAACTTGTAGAGAGTGGGTCCGCCGCCGGTGGCGAGGAGGGTGCATGAGGCTTGCAGGGCGGTGAACTCGCCGCTCCGCATGTCGAGGAGCAGGGCGCCCGCGATGCGCGCAGGTTCATCTTTCGAATGGAGCAGCGAGATGGCCCGGTGCTCCTCCAGCACCGGGATGCCCCGCCTTGCGATCTGCTCCGACACCCGGTTGGTCAGCTCGATTCCCGTCAGGTCGCCCTTGTGCACCGTGCGGTCGAAGCTCTGCCCGGCGAAGGCTTTTTGGTGAATCGTGCCATCCGGGTTGCGATCGAAGAAGCAGCCGCAAACGGTCTCCAGCGTGCGCACGCAATCGGGGGCGCGGCTCACGAGCGTCCAGGCCAGTTCCTGATCGTTGAGCCAGGCCCCCCCGCGGAGGGTGTCGAGAAAGTGCCGCTCCACCGAATCCTCTGCCGAGAGGGCGACGTTGTAGCCCCCCTGCACCATCCGGGTGCACCCGCTCTTCCCGAAAAGTCCTTTCACCCCAACGATGATTCTGAGATCGGGCCGGGCGCTGTGGGCCGCGAGGGCCGCCATCAGGCCGGCGCCGCCGGAGCCCAGAATGAGAATGTCGGCGGTCTGGGTGCGCAAGATCGTTCCCCGAAAGGTGGGTGAAGGGTGGCGGAAAAAGGATGCCATAGCCCCCCTTCGGGGAACAACCGGAGGGTTATTCCTTCTGCAGGATAAGGGTGCGGCTGTCGTCGCAAAAAAGAATGCGGAAGCCCCACTCCGCCGCGATAAAGTCGAAACTCTCCCGGCGGTAGAAGCAAAGATGGGTCGGGTCGCGCCGGTAGTGCCAGTCCCCCTTGAAGAGCGCCTCTTCCCAGAAGGTGGTCATTACTCCCAAAAGACCGCCCGGAGAGAGAAGAGCGCGGAGCTTTTCGATCTCGCCGCGCGGATTGCGGAAGTGCTCGAATGTCTCGGTCGAGGTGATGAAGCCGAAGGGCCCCTCGGGCGGATCTGAAAAGTAGAACGGATCGTAGGGATGTACTTCGTGGCCGCGTGCCCGCAGCCGCTCGCACAAGACGGGCGCTGGGCCGCAGCCGTAGTCGAGGCCCCTGGATTTTTCCGGGAGAAGGCCCGCCAAAGGCTCCGCCAACTGATCGAGAAAGCGGACGTAGCCGGGATCATTCGGCGAGTTCCGGTGCTGATCGTAGCGGGCGCGCTCGGCCGCGCGCGTGGGCCAGAACGCTTCAGGCACATGGATGAGAAGACACTCCCGGCACCGGAAGTAGCTTCGCGCGGCGTCCTCGAAAAAAAACGCTGCCCCCTTCCCGTGGCAGAGGGGGCAGCGGCTGATCTTGTCTTGAGTCAAGCGACCTGTTCCCGCTAATAGCTCGCGGCGGTGGGCGCGAGCGCCTGCATGTCGGAGACGCAGTCGATGAGCACGGGCCGGTTCGCCGAGAAGGCCTGATCGAGCGCGCCGGGAAGCTCGCTGGGTTTTTCGACGCGGATGCCCATCGCCCCCATGGTCTTGGCCACCTCCGCGAGGTTCACGTCGTTGAAGTGCCAGAGCTCATGATGCCGGCCCACGAGCTTTCCGCCGCCCGCGCGGGTGAAGGGGTGAATCTCCTGATTCAGCGAGCGGTTGTCGTTGACGAGAATGACCGCCGGAATGTTGCAGCGGACCGCGGTTTCGATCTCGCTGAGGTGGTACCAGAGCCCGCCGTCTCCGGTGAAGAGCAGCACCGGCCGGTCGGGGGCGCCGACCTTGGCCCCCAGCGCGCCCGGCAGGCCCCAGCCGAGCGAGCCCGCCGCCCGGAGGTAGCCCTGTCCCGGATGCTTGAGGTCGATCATGCCGCAGGTCCACATGCCGGCGTGGCCGGTGTCGCAGACGAGGATGGCATCCGAGGGCAGATGATCGGTGAGTTCCTTGCAGATGCGCTCGGGCCGGATCGGGGTCTTGTCCGCCGTCATGTTCTCTTCGTGCTCGGCGTGCCAGGCGGCGACGAGGCCCTGCACTTCTTTGACCCACCCTTTGCGCCCGGCGGCCGCGCCGCCATCGGCCGCATCGATCAGCTTGCGGAGCCCGGCCTTGGCGTCCGCGTAGATGCCCGCTATCAGGGGATAGGAGCGGCCCAGCATCTCGGGGTTCACGTCGAGATGAATGACCGGGGTTCCCGACGGGGGGAGTGTCCAGTTGTTCGTGACCTGGCTTCCGGTCTGGCTGCCGATGAAAAATACGAGGTCGGCCGCCCGGACGGCGAGGTTCGCGGACTTTCGCGAGTAGAGTCCGACCACCCCCGCCAGAAGCGGATGATCGCCCGGCACCGTGTCCTTTCCGTTCATCGAGGTGACGAAGGGGATAGACATCTTTTCTGCGAATTCGACCAGCTCTGGCCCCGCCCCGGAAGCGCGGACGCCCCCGCCCACGACGATGATGGGTTTTTTCGCGGCGGCAAGGGCTTTGAGCGCGGCCGCGACCTGTGACGGCTCGGGTTCGGGCCGGAAGGGCGGCTGCTGGCCGAAGGCTTCTTCGATGATGACTTCGAGGTCGGCCTCCTGATTTTCGAGATCGCCCGCGTGGCCGGCGAATTCGAGATGGGCCGGTCCCGGCGTCCCCGAGGTCGAGGCGCGGAACGCCTGGCGGATCAACTCGGGAAGGCGCTGAATCTCATCTACCCGGGCGCTGAACTTCGTCACCGACTTGAAGAGGGGGAAGTCTTCAATCTGCTGGTAGAAAGGGCGGTGCTGGCTCATGT
The nucleotide sequence above comes from bacterium. Encoded proteins:
- a CDS encoding FAD-binding protein, with amino-acid sequence MAALAAHSARPDLRIIVGVKGLFGKSGCTRMVQGGYNVALSAEDSVERHFLDTLRGGAWLNDQELAWTLVSRAPDCVRTLETVCGCFFDRNPDGTIHQKAFAGQSFDRTVHKGDLTGIELTNRVSEQIARRGIPVLEEHRAISLLHSKDEPARIAGALLLDMRSGEFTALQASCTLLATGGGPTLYKFSACAQELATDGMAMAWEAGAEFCDMEMVQFHPTGILTGDGLQITGTLLEEGLRGAGGHLLNARGERFMARYDPDKMERATRDRVARAGYTEIQEGRGTPGGGIFIDVSHLGAGFVRRNFKGMVERCADLGFDLARRPVEVTP
- a CDS encoding class I SAM-dependent methyltransferase, giving the protein MTQDKISRCPLCHGKGAAFFFEDAARSYFRCRECLLIHVPEAFWPTRAAERARYDQHRNSPNDPGYVRFLDQLAEPLAGLLPEKSRGLDYGCGPAPVLCERLRARGHEVHPYDPFYFSDPPEGPFGFITSTETFEHFRNPRGEIEKLRALLSPGGLLGVMTTFWEEALFKGDWHYRRDPTHLCFYRRESFDFIAAEWGFRILFCDDSRTLILQKE
- a CDS encoding thiamine pyrophosphate-binding protein, coding for MPKMNGARFLARTFEGYGVTSVFFVPTILSKTLMEFEERDQVKRILTHGEKAAVYMADGYARATGRPGVCIAQTVGAANLAAGLRDPFLACTPMIAITGGATNMSQHRPFYQQIEDFPLFKSVTKFSARVDEIQRLPELIRQAFRASTSGTPGPAHLEFAGHAGDLENQEADLEVIIEEAFGQQPPFRPEPEPSQVAAALKALAAAKKPIIVVGGGVRASGAGPELVEFAEKMSIPFVTSMNGKDTVPGDHPLLAGVVGLYSRKSANLAVRAADLVFFIGSQTGSQVTNNWTLPPSGTPVIHLDVNPEMLGRSYPLIAGIYADAKAGLRKLIDAADGGAAAGRKGWVKEVQGLVAAWHAEHEENMTADKTPIRPERICKELTDHLPSDAILVCDTGHAGMWTCGMIDLKHPGQGYLRAAGSLGWGLPGALGAKVGAPDRPVLLFTGDGGLWYHLSEIETAVRCNIPAVILVNDNRSLNQEIHPFTRAGGGKLVGRHHELWHFNDVNLAEVAKTMGAMGIRVEKPSELPGALDQAFSANRPVLIDCVSDMQALAPTAASY